A region from the Benincasa hispida cultivar B227 chromosome 8, ASM972705v1, whole genome shotgun sequence genome encodes:
- the LOC120083728 gene encoding dirigent protein 9-like, with product MANPTNTNFPLSFFFILTALSSADSSRIILNQVAPQPLDQLKSDLSFFMHDILGGSHPTARTVTGTTPNKAQPTAGLPFSKPKKSIFPLPGGVPLINTNRNSNGGGTNNNNNNNQPFVTAGQLPSGAALQHVMFGSLTTIDDELTEGEELGSAVMGRGQGFYFVSSLDGSSHTVALTVILHQYDEEDKEKKDEDTISFFGVHRRGSPESPIAVVGGTGKYENAGGFAVIENLPRRDNQYMTDGDDMIVHFRVYLSE from the coding sequence ATGGCCAATCCAACCAACACCAATTTTCcactctctttcttcttcattctcacTGCTCTATCTTCTGCTGACTCATCCAGAATAATCCTCAACCAAGTGGCCCCACAGCCTCTTGATCAACTCAAATCAGATCTATCTTTCTTCATGCATGACATCCTAGGTGGGTCCCACCCAACTGCCAGAACTGTCACCGGAACCACACCCAACAAGGCGCAGCCCACCGCCGGCCTCCCGTTCTCCAAACccaaaaaatccatttttccgcTCCCCGGTGGAGTACCACTCATAAACACCAACAGAAATTCAAACGGTGGAGGGACaaacaataacaacaataataaccaACCGTTTGTTACCGCCGGTCAGCTCCCGTCTGGCGCGGCCCTCCAGCACGTCATGTTCGGCTCACTGACGACCATCGACGACGAGTTAACGGAAGGTGAAGAGTTGGGATCGGCTGTAATGGGCAGAGGTCAAGGATTCTATTTTGTTAGCTCTTTGGACGGTTCTAGCCATACCGTAGCATTGACCGTCATCTTACACCAATATGACGAAGAAGACAAGGAGAAGAAGGATGAAGATACAATAAGCTTCTTTGGGGTCCACCGGAGAGGGTCGCCCGAGTCGCCGATAGCGGTGGTTGGTGGGACCGGGAAGTATGAGAATGCTGGTGGGTTTGCGGTGATCGAGAATCTCCCGCGGAGGGACAATCAATACATGACTGATGGAGATGATATGATTGTTCACTTCAGAGTTTATCTCTCCGAGTAG
- the LOC120083215 gene encoding caffeoylshikimate esterase-like, with protein MAPQTLDGLTYEEDYILNSRGVKLFTCKWLPKDKEPKGLIFICHGYAMECSITMNSTAIRLAQAGFAIYGIDYEGHGKSDGLQGYITSFDYVVDDCSNYFTEISERKENKGKMRYLLGESMGAAVALLLHRKKPDYWDGAVLVAPMCKIAEDVKPSPIVVNILTKLCNVIPTWKIIPTQDIIDVAFKVPEIRHQIRTNPYCYKGRPRLNTGHELLRISLDLEQRLEEVSLPFIILHGEEDRVTDVSASEQLHEKASSWDKTLKKYPEMWHGLLYGETDENIDVVFADIIAWLDERCALGNSRIEKQLKTECDDLQTK; from the exons ATG GCTCCTCAAACACTGGATGGTCTCACCTATGAAGAG GATTATATATTGAACTCACGTGGGGTGAAGCTTTTCACGTGCAAATGGCTTCCAAAGGACAAGGAACCAAAGGGTTTGATCTTCATCTGTCATGGCTATGCAATGGAATGCAGCATCACCATGAATA GCACTGCAATTCGGCTGGCACAAGCAGGTTTTGCAATCTATGGGATTGATTACGAAGGCCATGGAAAATCAGATGGCTTGCAAGGCTATATTACAAGCTTTGATTATGTGGTGGATGACTGCTCCAATTACTTCACAGAAATTTCTG AAAGGAAGGAGAATAAAGGGAAAATGAGATATCTGTTAGGGGAGTCAATGGGAGCAGCAGTGGCTCTGTTATTGCATAGAAAGAAACCAGATTATTGGGATGGTGCTGTCTTAGTTGCACCTATGTGTAAG ATTGCAGAGGATGTAAAACCAAGTCCAATAGTTGTAAATATACTGACAAAGCTTTGCAATGTTATACCCACATGGAAAATAATTCCAACCCAAGATATCATCGATGTTGCTTTTAAAGTTCCTGAGATTAGACATCAG ATCAGAACTAATCCTTACTGTTACAAAGGGAGGCCTCGCTTGAACACGGGCCATGAACTCCTCAGGATCAGTCTAGATCTTGAGCAAAGACTCGAAGAG GTTTCATTACCGTTCATAATCCTCCACGGAGAGGAAGATCGAGTGACCGATGTGTCGGCGAGCGAGCAACTCCATGAGAAGGCATCGAGCTGGGACAAGACCTTGAAGAAATATCCAGAGATGTGGCATGGATTGCTATATGGAGAGACAGATGAAAACATTGATGTTGTATTTGCAGACATAATTGCTTGGTTGGATGAAAGATGTGCTTTGGGAAATTCAAGGATAGAAAAACAACTCAAGACTGAATGTGATGATCTCCAAACCAAATGA